CTCAGGTCGCTGGCCACGATGGCGTCGGGCCGCAGCGCCGCAAGCAATGGCGCGGCGGCGCGGGCCTGGTCACGGCCCAGTTCGTTGAGGGGTACGTCGGTCTGCCCCTGGACACGATTGGCGGCGTTCCAGTCGGTGTTGCCGTGCCGCCAGACGATCAGCCGGGTCATTCGGCGGTGGCGGACCCGGCGTCGGCCTCGACCAGGTCGCGGTCGACGAACGGGATGGTGGGGCAGTCCTTCCAGAGGCGGTCGAGCCCGTAGAACTCGCGCTCCTCGGTGTGCTGGACATGCACCACGATGTCGACGTAGTCGAGCAGCACCCAACGGCCACCACGCTCGCCCTCGCGCCGAACCGGCTTGGCCTTGTCCGGCATCTCCAGCAGGCGCTCCTCGATGGCGTCGACGATGGCAAGCACCTGACGCTCGTTGGGGGCAGCGGCGAGCACGAACGCGTCGGTGATGGCGAGCTGGTCGCCGACGTCGATGATCGCGATGTCCTGCGCCTTCTTGTCGGCAGCAGCCTGGGCGGCCGCGATAGCCAGCTCGTGAGCGCGTTCGGAAACTGTCACCATTCTCCTTCGATCAAGCGTGCGATCCTCCAAGCGTCTCATACCCGGCGACACCCCGACCCTGCAGTTCTGGCCTGCTTCGTGGCTAAACCGGGCGATATCCGGCGCATTCAGCGCTGATAGAGGCTCCGCTTGGCGATGTACTGCACCACACCGTCGGGCACCAGATACCAAACTGGCTCCCCCCGGGCGACCCGAGCGCGGCAGTCGGTCGACGAGATGGACATCGCGGGGACCTGGATCAGGCTGACGGTGTCCGCCGGCAGGTGCTTGTCGGTCAGCGGGAAGCCGGGACGGGTCACCCCGATGAAGTGCGCCAGCTCGAAGATCTCGTCCAGATCCTTCCAGGACAGGATGCGTTGCAGGGCGTCCGCGCCGGTGATGAAGAACAGCTGCACCTTGGGGCCGTACTCAGCCTGGAGGTCGCGCAGGGTGTCGACCGTGTAGGTCGGCCCGGTGCGGTCGATGTCGACTCGACTGACCTGGAAGCGGGGGTTGGAGGCGGTGGCGATCACGGTCATCAGGTACCGGTCCTCGGCCGGGCTGACCGGTTCGTCAGCCTTCTGCCACGGCTGCCCGGTCGGAACGAAGACCACTTCGTCCAGGCCGAACCGGTCGGCCACCTCGCTCGCCGCGACGAGGTGCCCGTGGTGGATCGGGTCGAAGGTGCCACCCATGATCCCGATCCGCCGGATATCTTCCTCCACCCAGTGATCGTAGGCCGACCGTCCTGGCCGGCCGTCTCGGCCCGGCGCGAGGGGTCGCGGGCGGGCTACCCGTCTGCGTATACTCGTTGACAAGTAATTGGTCACGAGGGCAGGAGGGCAACCGTGCCGAAGCGGCGCAAGGTCAGCAACCTGCTGGCGCTGGCTGTGCTGTCCGCCCTGGCCCAACGACCGATGCACCCGTACGAGATCGCCACCGCACTGCGCACCTGGGGCAAGGACCAGGACATGGAGTTCAAGTGGGGGTCCTTCTACACGGTGATCCGCAACCTGGACAAACACCACCTGATCGACGCGGTGGAAAGCGTCCGCGAGGGCCGACGGCCGGAACGGACCGTCTACCGGATCACCGACGCCGGGCGCGCCGAGCTGGTCGACTGGGCCCGCGAGCTGGTCTCCACCCCGATGCCGGAGCATCCCCGCTTCCGCGCAGGGCTGTCCGTCCTCGCCGCACTGCACCCCGACGAGGCCACCGGCCTGCTCCGCCAGCGGCTCGACCTGCTGGACGACGCCCTCCGGCAGGACCGCGAGACGCTCGACGCCCACCTGCGAGAGGTCCCGCGGCTGTTCCTGGTGGAGTCGGAGTACGACCTGGCCATGCGGGCCGCGGAGGCGGCCTGGCTTCGTGGACTGCTCGCCGAACTCACCTCGGGCAGCTATCCGGGGCTGGACTTCTGGCGGGCCTACCACGAGACCGGCGAGATTCCGCCCGAACTGACCGAGCTGGCCGAGAGGACCAGCACCCCGACCCCGGACACCACCGACTGACGAACGGCTCCGGCGGGGTGCGCCAACACCCCGCCGGAGCCCTTACCTCGAACCGACACCTGGGAAGGCACCCGGCCCGAAGCGGCAATCAGAGGATAGCCGGGCTCCCTCCCAGGTCGGTTCGCACGCGCACGAACCGACAACACCCAGGGAGAGACCATGACCACGGCACGAACCGCGATCGTCATCGGCAGCGGCATCGCCGGACCGGTGACGGCACTCGCACTGCACCGCGCCGGCATCACCGCCACCGTCCACGAGGCGTACCCCGCCACAGCCAGCGGGGTCGGCGGCACCCTCGCACTCGCACCCAACGGCGTCGCGGCTCTGCGCACGGTCGGCGCCGACGAGGCGGTGACCGCGATCGCCACCCCGATCATGCGCAGCGCGATGGCCGTCGGCAGCCGCCACCTCGACCTGCCCACCCTCGCCGGGGCGCCGCCGCTGCGCGTGGTGCACCGGGCCGAGCTGCACCGCGTGCTGCACGACCGGGCGGTCGCCGAGGGCGTCCGGTTCGAGTACGACAGGAGACTGGTCGACGCCGAGCAGACCGACAGCGGGGTGACCGCCCGATTCGAGGACGGCAGCACCGCCACCGCCGACCTCCTCGTCGGCGCGGACGGCATCCGGTCCAGGGTCCGCGGCCTCATCGACCCGTCCGCGCCCGGCCCCCGGTTCACCGGGCTGCTCGGCTTCGAGGCGGTCGCCCGCCACGAGGTGGACGTCGAGCCAGGCACGATGACGTTCGCGTTCGGGCGGCGCGGCTACTACCTGTACTGGCCGGAGCCCGGCGGCGGCACCCGGTGGGGCGCCAACCTGCCGCAGCAGCGGCCGATGAGCACCGTCGAGGCGCGCGCGGTGCCGGCGGCGCAGTGGCTGGACACGCTGCGCACCACCTACGGCGACGACGACCCGGGCCGGGAGCTGATGGCGGCCAGCCACGCCGACGAACTCCAGGTGGCCGGGTCATTGCAGATCATGCCGCCGGTGCCGCACTGGTACCGGGGCCGGATGGTGCTCGTCGGCGATTCGGCGCACGCCCCCTCGAACAGCTCCGGGCAGGGCGCGTCGCTGGCCATCGAGAGTGCGGTGCAGCTCGCCCGCTGCCTGCGCGACCTGCCGGACGTGGAGACGGCGTTCGCCGCGTACGTGCGGCTGCGCCGCGCCCGGGTGGAGAAGGTCGCCGCCCGGGCCGCGCGGATCAACCACGCGAAGGCGCCGGGGCCGGTCGCCCGGACGTTGATGCCGTTGTTGCTTCCGCTGATGGTGCGCACCATGCTGGACCCGGAGAAGACCGTCGCCGAGGAGCAGCGCTACGTCATCAATTGGGACGCTCCGGTCACCATGGAACCCGCGCTGCGCTGAGCCCGGGCGCGGGGTGGCCCACCAGCCACCCCGCGCCGCCAGGCCTCACGCCGCCGCGGCGGCCACCGCCGTCCGGGCCACCAGCGCGCGGCGCAGGTCGTCGTCGGCGTCGGTGACCACCCGACGCAGACCGGGGGTCAGGTCGTCGCCGGCCAGCAGCGCCGCGGCCGCCTCCCGGGTCGGCTGCGCCACGGCGTAGTGGGGAAACGCCAGCTTCGCGACCCGGTCGGCCGTCCACGGGGTACGCCGACGCGAGGCGGCCGGCATCTCCGCGAAGTACCGCTCGACGTAAGCGGCGGTCAGCTCGGCCTGCTCGGGCTGCCAGAACCCCTCGGCGGTCGCCTCCAACAGTCGGTTGGACAACCCGGTGTCCCGCACGATGATCTCCCAGGCCGCCTGCTTCGCGGACGGGTCGGGCAGGGCGGCCCGGCAGAGGGCGGCCCGTTCCGCGCCCGTGGAGCTGTTGTCGGCGGCCGCCTCGATGGCGATCTCCGCCTCGCCGGCGGCGCCCAGCACCACCAGCCGGCGCAGCACCGCCCAGCGCAGCTCCGCGTCGACCTTCAGCCCGGCCGGCACGTCCCGGCCGGCGAGCCAGCCGACGAGCAGATCCGCGTCGGTGGTCGCGGCGATCCAGCCCCGAGCGGCAGCCAGCTGCAGCGACTCGCCCGCCGGCGCACCATCGAGCAGCTGCTGGCATGCGCCGGCGACCCGGGCCAGCGCCGCGGACCGGGTCAGCGGGTCGAGGTAGCGGTCCACCAACGACCGGCTGAGCGTGAGCACGTCCTCGGCGATGATCACCTCGGTCTCGGTGGGCAGGGCGGCGACGATCAGATCGACCAGGGCGGCCACCGGCCGCTCCCCGTCGGTCGCCGCATCCAACGCCTCGCCCCAGAGGAGCGCCCGGGTGAGAGGGTCGGCCAGGCTGGGCAACATCAGCGGAACGGCATCCGCCGACGCCCGGTCGAGGCGCACCTTGGCGAAGGTGAGGTCACCGTCGTTGAGCAGCAACAGCCGGGCCGCCGGCGCACCGGTCAGCGCACCGAGCACCGTCCGGCCACCATCGGCGGCCGGGTCGACATCCACCTCGTCGCGCCGCACGGTGCCGTCCGCCGAGTAGCGGCCCACGCCGATCCGGTGTGGGCGCAGCACCGGGTGCGACTCCGGCGCGGTCTGCACCACGGCCACCTCGGTGTAGCGGCCGTCGGCGTCGACGGCGACCTCGGCGCGCAGCGTGTTGACCTGCGGCCGGCGCAACCACACCTCGGCCCAACCGGAGAGGTCCCGGCCGCTGGCGGTGGAGAGGCTGGCCAGCAGGTCGGCGAGGGTGGCGTTGCCGAAGCGGTGCGCGGCGAAGTGCGCGTTGAGGCCGGCGAGGAACGCCTCGTCACCGAGCCACGCGACCAACTGCCGCAGCACGCTGGCGCCCTTGGCGTACGAGATGCCGTCGAAGTTGAGCAGGCCCTCGTCGGCGTCGGCCACCTCCTGCGGGGCGACCGGGTGGGTGGAGGGGCGCTGGTCGGCCGCGTACCCCCAGGCCTTGCGGCGCAGGGCGAAGGTCGTCCAGGCCTGCTCGAAGCGGGTCGCCTCGGCGATGACCCGGTGGCCCAGGTACTCCGCGAAGGACTCGTTCAACCACAGGTCGTCCCACCAACGCATGGTGACCAGGTCACCGAACCACATGTGCGCCATCTCGTGGGCGATGGTGGTGGCCCGCAGCTCGCGCTGACTGTTTGTGACGGCCGAGCTGAACACATAGTCGTCGCGGAAGGTGACGATGCCAGGGTTCTCCATCGCGCCGGCGTTGAACTCGGGCACGAACGCCTGGTCGTACTTGCCGAACGGGTAGCGCTCGGTGAAAAGCTGGTGGAACCGGTCCAGGCACTGCCGGGTGATGGTGAAGATCTCCTCGGCGTCGGCGTCCAGGTGCTCCGCGAGCGAACGGCGACAGTAGATGCCCAGCGGCACACCATCATGCTCGGCCCGCCGGACGTGGTACGGCCCGGCGATCAGCGAGAAGAAGTACGTGGCCAGCGGCGCGCTCGGGGCGAACTCCCAGCGGCCCGGAGTCGGCCTGGCGCTCACCTCGGCGTTGCCGGAGACCGTCCATTCCGGCGGCGCGGTGACCGAGAGGACGAACGGAGCCTTGAGGTCAGGCTGGTCGAACGCGGCGAAGATGCGCTGCGCATTGTCGAGGAAGCTCATCGCGTAGAGGTAGGTCTCGCCGTCGGCCGGGTCGACGAAGCGGTGCATCCCCTCCCCCGCGTTCGAGTACGCCATCTCGGCCTCGACGATCAGCGTGTTATCTGCCTCCAGCTCGCTCAGCGGCAGCCGGTTGTCGGTCAACAGGTCGGGATCGAGGTCGCGGCCGTTGAGGCGTACCGCCAGCAGTTTCG
The nucleotide sequence above comes from Micromonospora luteifusca. Encoded proteins:
- a CDS encoding PadR family transcriptional regulator; this encodes MPKRRKVSNLLALAVLSALAQRPMHPYEIATALRTWGKDQDMEFKWGSFYTVIRNLDKHHLIDAVESVREGRRPERTVYRITDAGRAELVDWARELVSTPMPEHPRFRAGLSVLAALHPDEATGLLRQRLDLLDDALRQDRETLDAHLREVPRLFLVESEYDLAMRAAEAAWLRGLLAELTSGSYPGLDFWRAYHETGEIPPELTELAERTSTPTPDTTD
- a CDS encoding FAD-dependent oxidoreductase, producing MTTARTAIVIGSGIAGPVTALALHRAGITATVHEAYPATASGVGGTLALAPNGVAALRTVGADEAVTAIATPIMRSAMAVGSRHLDLPTLAGAPPLRVVHRAELHRVLHDRAVAEGVRFEYDRRLVDAEQTDSGVTARFEDGSTATADLLVGADGIRSRVRGLIDPSAPGPRFTGLLGFEAVARHEVDVEPGTMTFAFGRRGYYLYWPEPGGGTRWGANLPQQRPMSTVEARAVPAAQWLDTLRTTYGDDDPGRELMAASHADELQVAGSLQIMPPVPHWYRGRMVLVGDSAHAPSNSSGQGASLAIESAVQLARCLRDLPDVETAFAAYVRLRRARVEKVAARAARINHAKAPGPVARTLMPLLLPLMVRTMLDPEKTVAEEQRYVINWDAPVTMEPALR
- the nadD gene encoding nicotinate-nucleotide adenylyltransferase, with the translated sequence MEEDIRRIGIMGGTFDPIHHGHLVAASEVADRFGLDEVVFVPTGQPWQKADEPVSPAEDRYLMTVIATASNPRFQVSRVDIDRTGPTYTVDTLRDLQAEYGPKVQLFFITGADALQRILSWKDLDEIFELAHFIGVTRPGFPLTDKHLPADTVSLIQVPAMSISSTDCRARVARGEPVWYLVPDGVVQYIAKRSLYQR
- the rsfS gene encoding ribosome silencing factor, with amino-acid sequence MTVSERAHELAIAAAQAAADKKAQDIAIIDVGDQLAITDAFVLAAAPNERQVLAIVDAIEERLLEMPDKAKPVRREGERGGRWVLLDYVDIVVHVQHTEEREFYGLDRLWKDCPTIPFVDRDLVEADAGSATAE
- the pepN gene encoding aminopeptidase N, whose translation is MPSLTRVEATARGAAITVESYQVDLDLTGGAELFRSRVAIRFRATSGAATFAEVKPAKLLAVRLNGRDLDPDLLTDNRLPLSELEADNTLIVEAEMAYSNAGEGMHRFVDPADGETYLYAMSFLDNAQRIFAAFDQPDLKAPFVLSVTAPPEWTVSGNAEVSARPTPGRWEFAPSAPLATYFFSLIAGPYHVRRAEHDGVPLGIYCRRSLAEHLDADAEEIFTITRQCLDRFHQLFTERYPFGKYDQAFVPEFNAGAMENPGIVTFRDDYVFSSAVTNSQRELRATTIAHEMAHMWFGDLVTMRWWDDLWLNESFAEYLGHRVIAEATRFEQAWTTFALRRKAWGYAADQRPSTHPVAPQEVADADEGLLNFDGISYAKGASVLRQLVAWLGDEAFLAGLNAHFAAHRFGNATLADLLASLSTASGRDLSGWAEVWLRRPQVNTLRAEVAVDADGRYTEVAVVQTAPESHPVLRPHRIGVGRYSADGTVRRDEVDVDPAADGGRTVLGALTGAPAARLLLLNDGDLTFAKVRLDRASADAVPLMLPSLADPLTRALLWGEALDAATDGERPVAALVDLIVAALPTETEVIIAEDVLTLSRSLVDRYLDPLTRSAALARVAGACQQLLDGAPAGESLQLAAARGWIAATTDADLLVGWLAGRDVPAGLKVDAELRWAVLRRLVVLGAAGEAEIAIEAAADNSSTGAERAALCRAALPDPSAKQAAWEIIVRDTGLSNRLLEATAEGFWQPEQAELTAAYVERYFAEMPAASRRRTPWTADRVAKLAFPHYAVAQPTREAAAALLAGDDLTPGLRRVVTDADDDLRRALVARTAVAAAAA